The segment TTCCTCGAAGCGCTCGGCGGCGGCGATCGCGAATTCAACCGCACGCTCGGACGCGCCAGTTACCAGGCGATCTGGTCAGTCGTCGGCGAGGCCCCGGCGGGCGCCATATTTGTCGTCGACGCCTGGTTCGGCTTCCAGCCGCGCCAGGTGCTCGAGGATCATCTGCGCAGCGCCGGCGTCGAGCAGACCGCCGAGATCTGGTGCCATGCGCCCGGCGAGATTCTGGCTGAGCGCTATCGCGCACGGCTCGACCAGCGTCCGGCCGGCCATCCCGGCGCGGCCTACATCCCCGAACTGATCGAACTGGCCAGGCGCGCCGAGCCGCTGCGTCGCGGACCGCTGTTTGACGTCGACACGACCAAACCGATCGCTTTCGACGCCATCGCGCAATGGCTGCAGGCGACGATTGCGGCTGACAGATAGGCAGCGCGGCCGCCGATCCATGTTCTCGACCATCACACAAAATGAAGAGACCCATACAAAGGTGTCGCAGAAGGCCGATACAAGCCGAGCAGTTAACCCGTCCTTCAGTGGGGCTTGCATAAGCTTGCGTTGCGAAGCGGCATCGGAAGCGAACTGACTGGTCTATGGCCCTCAAGAAAGAACACGCGCTGGAGGCCAGAATCCTCGGAGATCAGCTTGCTGACCTGAGGGCCGGTCTCTTCGTCTCAATGCCGATAAGCGCCATCTTGTCAGGCCTGATTTTGACGGTGCAGGCGCTTTCTGGCGGAGGCTTTGCCGCCGCAATCTGGTTCCTGGTTGTCAATGCGATAAATGCCGCCCGCCTCAGACTCGCCCGTTATCAGCTAAAAGAGACGGGGCATCAGGACGATTTAACAGGGATTTCGCAGCGGCTTCGCCGGTTTGGCATCCTTGCTCTCCTGGCAGGGTTTGCCTGGTCGTTTCTTGCCGTCCTTACTGCTGGCTACACAACCACCCAAGCGCCGCTGCATCTGATTATTCTGGCGGGGATCTCGGCTGGTGCGGTTACATATGGCAGTTCATATGCCGCGGCAGCGATAAACTTCATCACGCCCCCGCTCCTCATCACAGCGGCGTGCTTGCTGGCGACAGGCAACTTTGAAGCCTATGTTCTTGCTTTCGCCGTTCTGCTCTTCTTGGGCGGTCTGGTTCGAGCCGTGTTTGTTGGACAAGCCCGCTTCCGCGAAGCGAGCCGCTTGACACATGAGGCGGAGCGGCTTGCGGCGGAAATGGAGCGCAATTCCAGGGAGGACCACCTGACGGCGCTTCTCAACAGACGCGGTCTCGAACACGCGATCAGTCAGCTCGATAATAAAGACGGCCCCTTCGTTGCAATGCTGATCGATCTGGACGGCTTCAAATCTGTCAACGACACCTACGGTCACAGGACCGGTGATGAACTGCTCGTCAGGATCGCCCGCCGGATAGAGCAGGAAGCGCCGGCAGGCTCAACGCTCGCCCGCATCGGCGGCGATGAGTTCGTGCTGTTCTTTCCCTCACTCAGGAGTCCGCTTTCTCCCAGCAGCCTCGCATCCAATATCATAGCCAAAATCGCCAGCCCCTATCCCGAGGTCGCGTCCGTCCGGATTGGTGCATCCATTGGAATATACTTGGCTGAAAGGCCGAAGCTGACGGAAATGTTGCTGCGGGCGGACGTCGCCCTTTACACGGCCAAGCGTCGTGGCAGGAACGAATTTCGCCTGTTCGATGCCGAACTCGACAGGGAATTGCAACGTCGCCAATCCATCGAACGCGACCTTCATGCGGCAATAGAGGCGAGAAGGCTGGCACCTTGGTTCCAGCCCATCGTAAGACTCGACACCGAGGCCGTGATCGGTTTTGAAGCCTTGCTAAGGTGGTCCCATCCGATCCATGGTTCTATCTCTCCACCCGAAATCATGGCAGCGGCACGCGAAACCGGAATGCTTCAACTGTTAACTCAAACGGTATTCTCCGACTGTTGTGCTCTTATCGAAGGTTTGGTGAAAGCTGACTGTCGAGATGTTCGTGTGGCCATGAATGTTTCAGCGCGCGAATTGGAAGCCGGCGATATCGACGACATGGTTCTGAATGGTCTGGCGGCAAAAGACCTCCCGGCAACGATGTTCGAAATCGAGATTACCGAAGAGTCTCCAGTGGACCCGGACAGAGTGGATGAAAAGCTCGGACGGCTTTCACATGCCGGCATTTCCATCGCGCTCGATGACTTCGGCACCGGCTTTTCCACATTGGCATCGCTCAAGGACAGTCGGATACGCAAGGTGAAAATAGACCAGGGCTTCGTCCGCGGTTTAGCCAAGTCTCGGGAGGACCGGCTGCTTGTCAAAACGGTGATCGATCTTGGTCGGGCGCTGGGCGTCGATGTCATGGCCGAGGGCGTCGAAACAGAGGCGGACCGGCAAATTCTGTACAAGCTTGGCTGCAGAACTGCTCAGGGCTTCCTGTTCTCCGAGGCAGTGCCTCACAGCCAGGCGCTTGAGGTGGCACTGAAAGAGCACGCTGCGGAGCTGTGAGGGACCCGCCATCAATGAAGCCCGCTGCGTGATCTCTGAAATGACGCTCATCCGGCTACTTCCCATCCAGGAGGCCGGGAATGTCGGCTGTGAGCGAGCCACCGACGACGGCGTCAGCCGCCTGCGCTGCTTTTGCGCCGGATCAGCTCGAATATGCCTGAGATGTCCTCGTCTGCGAAACCGGCGTCGGCCCGCTTGCGGAACAGTTTTAGCAAGGGATGGAGCAGATCGGTGGCGACGCGCTGCTCGCGGCTGGCGGTGAGGATGTTGTCCATAGAGGCGGCCTGCATGCCGAGGTTCGACACCACATTCACGCCGTGCCTGCCGCTGTCGATCTTCTCCGCATAACCGGGTAGCTCGCCCATCATCGCGGTCATCCAAGGGCCAAGGAGCTTGAGGAACGCGCCGGCCGGGATACTTTCGGAATCGACGAGCGCGCTGGCGTGGAAGAAGCCCGCGAAAAGGCCATACATCCCGCTGAGAAGGGCGAGGTCGTGCAGTGACGCCAGCCCCGGATCGGCACCGAGATAGTTCGCGGCGCCAAGCGTCTCGAGCGTCCGGGCATGCGCATCAAAGGTGGCTTTGGAGCCGCTGTAGAGAATGAGCGCGTGCTCGCCGCCGATCATCGGAGGCGTCGCCATGATGCCGCCGTCGAGATAGGCGGCGCCCAGCCCGGCGACTCGCTCGGCTGCGGCGCGCGCCTGTGCCGGCGTGCCGTTGGTGAGATTGACCAGCGCGCGCCCGGGCAGCGCCGAAGTCGCATCATCGATCACCGAATCCGACGCGGCATAGTCCAGCACGCACATTACGGTGACATCGCTTGCGGCGATGGCGTCGGCGGCGGACTTCACCTCGCGCGCGCCTTTCGCGACCAGTGAGGCGGCCTTGCCGGGCGTACGGTTCCAGACCGTGACCGTGTGGCCCTGTTGAAGAAAGCGGGCGGTCAGCGCCTGCCCCATGGCGCCGAGGCCGAGGATCGAGATATTTGCCATCTAAATGCGTCCTTTTGCGTTCCGAGTTGCAGCCCCGCCCCCAAAAGCGGCGGTTGCAAAGAGATGCAATGTTGGACGCGGAAGCAGTAGTTGGCTATCCGCAGACCTATCGTCTACATTCAGGAACGATAAAGGCTTCAGATGCTGAATCTCAACGACCTCCTCGTTTTCGTCCAGGTGGTGAATCATGGCGGCTTCGCTGCAGCCGGGCGCGCCTTGGGCATCCCCAAGTCGACCCTCAGCAAGCGGCTGTCCGAGTTGGAGAAGGCGATCGGCGTGCGTCTGGTCCAGCGGACCTCGCGCAGCTTCGCCGTGACCGAGATTGGCCGCGATTTTCATCGTCATGCCGCCGCCATGCTGATCGAAGCGGAGGCGGCTGAGCAGGTCATCAAGGGTCGTCTTGCGGAACCGAGCGGAACCGTGCGAATCACGGCATCGCTGCCGCTCGCTCAATTCCGATTGGCGGCGCTGCTTCCGCGTCTCGCAGCGAGCTATCCGAAGGTCCGCATCATGCTCGACGTCTCCGACAGGTTCGTGGATATCGTGCAGGAGGGCTTCGACATCGCCATCCGCAACCACTTCGCCCCGTTGCCGGATACGGATCTCGTGCAACGTCGCATCGGCCACGACCCCGCCTGGCTTGTCGCCTCGGCCGACTACATCAGGGAGAAGGGCATGCCTTCTCGACCCGAGGAAGCGAACGGGCTTGATGGGCTCATGGCATCGTCTTCGGACAGGGTCTGGACGCTTCACAATAGGGAAGGCGCCGTTGCCGAGGTTGCGCCCTCGCCGCGCTATGTGGCCAACGAAACCGTCTCTCTGCGCGAAGCCGCCAGGGCGGGGCTCGGGGTGGCCTGTCTGGCAAGTGGCTTCTGCGCGTCGCTGATCGAGTCCGGCGCGCTTGTCCGCATCTTGCCGGGCTGGACAGCGCGTGGCGTGGCGACCACGCTGCTGATGCCGCATCGTCGCGGGCAGCTTCCCTCCGTTCGGGTGATTGCCGACCATCTGATCGCTGAACTCTCGCAACGGCCGCAATCCACTGGCTCGGCGCGACACGCCGGTGGAGCATATTGATGCCGATTGTCCGCGTGCGATTGTCGAAGGCATCTTTGGCACCAGCCGGACGGTCGCCAAAGCACCTGAACGCTGATCAGCCGTTGGGTCTCGACCGTGGGCAGTCGAGTTGCCGAGGCATTGTCTAAAGCTCATCGCGGGATGGGATCAATGGTACCGTTGGCTGGGATCGAACCAGCGACCTCCGGATCCACAATCCGGCGCTCTAACCATCTGAGCTACAACGGCACGTTCGCCTGAGCGGGATGAGAACGTTCGTTCTCCCAGACCCGCTCTGTCGTTCGGCGATGCGTCCATACGGGTTATCGGAGTTTAGTTCAAGGCTTTTGGCCGCGCATGACCGCGAAAATCAGAATCGATTTCGCTGGGAATCATGCGCAAAATCCCAGGCACCACCGCGTCCTTTGCGTGCCAAAGAAGGGGCGCAGTGCTGTAGGCAAAGAGCGCTCCGGCACGACATCATATTTCGCCGGGCAAAGAAAAAGGCCGGCGGGAGGAGGTGCCGGCCTTTTCCTGTTCCGAGCCAGCGGGAGGAGGTGCTGGCTGGTCATCCCGGAGAGCAGAGGGAGGAGGTTCCACCCCCGGGTATTCGCTTGGACCACTATATCTCACATAATCCTGTTCGGAGAAATGCGACCTTTTGTTGCATCTTCGAACTATGCGCAAATATTAGGCGGCCTTAACTTCCTTCATCGCCTTCTCGAAGGCGGTCTTGATCGGCTTGGAGACGTCCTCGGCCGCCTTGGAGGCGACGGTCTGGAAATCCTTTGCCTGCTCGACAGTCATCTCGACCTGCTTGCGCAGGAATGCGGTCTGCAGTTCGACGACTTCCGACAGCGACTTGGCGCCGATCAGAGCTTCGAAATGCGACAAGCCGGCTTCGGTATTGGCGCGCAGAGCGGCAATGGTCTTGAGCGACAGGTCGTTGGAAACGGTCTTGGCGGTCTCAAAGGTCGACTCAAGAGCTTTCTGGGTTTCTTCGGCGCCGGTCTTCAGCTTGGCATAGGCCTCTTTCGACTGCTCGACGCCCTTTTCGGCGAAAGCACGGATCTGGTCGGTGGCCTTGGAAGCGTCGAAGCTCGGGAATTCAATGGTATCAGCGGTCTTGGTCCTGGACAATTTTCCATCCTTTGCAGTGGCAGCGGCTTCGATAGGAAAGCCGTCTCGTTCATGTATGATGGCAATATAAAGGCAAATCTTGTGCATTGCAATATCTTTGTTGCAGCGCACCATAAATTTATCTCCCAGCGTTAACCACGCGCCCAGAGATTCCGGCGGTTGCACGCTATGGCTTGTGGACCTTCGCGCCGTCGGCTTTTATTAACAAAGCGTTAACTGCAAACTGCCCGCTTCGTAAGGGTTTCCAAAACGCATGCCGTCTGAAAACTACTCCTTCCTCGACGTCGCCGTGCTCGACGCGGTCCGCCAGCGCTTTGCCGCCGGCGACGCGATCGCCCTTCTGTCGGCAGACCTCGAACAGGTGATCTGGGCCAACGGACCAGGGGCAGCGGTGTTCGGCTATCCCGACATCGAGGCGATCATCGGCGCCTCGGCCGGCTTGCCGCTGATCGCCAGGCGCCAGATCATGGCGACAAGCGGTTTTCCACAGATCGGCCGCGACCGCGCCATCACGGTCCGGCTGGCAACCGGCCTGACCAGCCGCGCGGTTGGCTTTCTGGCCAGCGCGGTGACAATGCCTGACGGCGAAAACGCCATCATGCTGGCGGTGCCGGCGACGCAGACCGGCTCGCGCAGTGCCGCCGAGATCGCCGCTCGGGCCATCAGCGGCTTTACCGAAGACGGTCATTTCATCGCCTTCGTCGATGCCAACGGCAACATCGAGGCCGCTTCCGATGGTTTTTCGGCACTCGGCATATTGCCCGAAACGCTGGCAGCGCTTGTCGCCGATGTCGCCAACGAAAGCGGTCGCATCGTCAAACGCCTGGTTCCAGGCGGCACCGCTTCCTACCCGGCCGGCCTCGCCCGGCTGACGGATGAGCGGCACCTGCTGGTGGTGATCGACGAGAACCAGCTGGACTCCGAAGCAGCCCCTGCTGACGAGCCCAGCGCGGGGGCGGCGGCCGATGCCGCAGTCCCGCCAAAAGCAGAACGGGACAACCCGCCCGCAACAGTCGCGAAAACGGACGCGGCAGCGCAGACAGTTGCGGCAGCCGACGAAGACACTTCGGTGTCGGCGGAGCATGATGTTCCCGATTCCACCGGACTCGATTCGACTGGGCCCGATTCGACTGGGCTCGATTCGACCGGCTCTGGTTCAACTGCGCCTGATTCAACCGAGCAGGGTCCAGAAGCGGCCGGCGGAATACAGCATGACCATTGGTATTTCAGCGCCAGCGAGGACGAGGCGCAAATGCCGGGACCGGATGCGTCCGATCCTGTCGAGGCGGATGCTTCGGCGGAAAGCTCCGCACAGGATGCCGTCAGGGCCGCCTCCCCGGTCGAGCGCGCCATCCCCTCGATCGATCGCGCGGCGGCGCCCCTGCGTTTCGTCTGGCGCACCGACGCCGAGGGCAGGTTCAGTGCGCTGTCGCCGGAATTCGCGGAACTCGTCGGCAAGCCGGCGGCCGATGTGATCGGCCGGCGCTTCAGGGACGTCGCGGCCACCTTCGACCTCGATGCGACCGGCGAGATCGCCGGCCTGCTCGATCGACGTGATACCTGGTCCGGACGCTCGGTGCTGTGGCCGGTTGCCGGCACCGATTTCAAGATACCCGTCGACCTGGCGGCGCTGCCCGTCTATGGCCGCAGCCGTGCCTTCGAAGGTTTTCGCGGTTTCGGCGTTGCCCGCACCGGCGATGCGGTGGTCGATCCGGAAGCGATCGGTATGGCGCTTGTCGCCAATGCTGACGTCCCCGTGGCGGTCGAGCCGGAAGTCGCCAAAACGCCTGGCGAAACCGACCCGTTCCAGGGCGAGGTGCCGGCGCTGACCATCGTGCCGAAGCCGGAGCGGCGCTTTGCCGACAAGGTGATCCGGTTGGCGGAGCACAGGCAGCCGGCCAACGATAAAGGCCTGTCGACGCTGGAACGCAGTGCATTCCGTGAGATCGGCGAGCGGCTCAAGAAGGACAATCCCCCGACCGAACAGCCCGATGCCGCAATTGCGGCAGAGCCGGCTGCGGCGGAATCGACCGAAAACGATGTCCAAGACGAAACCGATGTCCAAGACGAGAAGGATGTCGCAAGGCTCGACGGTGAGCAGTCGCAAGCAACCGTGTCCGACATCTCAGGCTCGCTGCTCGACTATGCCGACCGGGACTACGTCGCCGACGATAGCGACGGTGCGCCGGTCTCCGAGCCGGACAAACCGGCGCAGGAAATCGGTGAGCCCATCGGCGCGGCCAGTCGATCGGTCGCCGAAGACGCCGACAGCATGACGGCCGCCGATTTCCGCGATGCAGAAGACAGCGAGGACTGGGCGCGGACCGATGTCGACGAGACCGGTTCGCCAACCGATGACATCGCCGATACCGGCGACGTCGAGCCGGCGACGGTCGAGCGGCCGCGCCTGCCGGTGCCGCCGCTCAAGCTCGAAGGCTTCGTGCCGTCGGCTTTTTCGACCGCAGACGACAACAAGGCTCCGGACATTTCGATCCTCGGCAAGCTGCCAGTGCCGCTGCTCATCCATTCCGGCGACGATCTTCACTATGCGAACGAGGAATTCCTCAGCCTGACCGGCTATGACACGCTCGACAAGCTGGAGGATGCCGGTGGCCTCGACGCGCTGTTTGCCGATCCTTACGACGGCAGCGCCACGGATGGAACCGACCACGCGTTGCGGTTGAAGACGCGTGACGGTCAGGAGTTCCCGATCGAGGCCATTCTGCGCTCGGTTCCCTGGCGTGGCGGCAAGGCGCTGATGCTGGTCGTGCGCCGTTCCGGCGACGACGAGGCAGCAGGTGCCGCCGACGACCAGACGCAGCCGGACGCTTCCGAGCTCAAGGCGCGCATCGCCGAGATGCGCACCATCATCGACACCGCGACCGACGGCGTCGTGCTGATCGGCCGAGACGGAACGATCCGCTCGATCAGCCGACCGGCGGAGGCGCTGTTCGGTTTCGACAGCGACGAGGTGACCGGAAAACCCTTCGTCTCGCTGTTCGCGATCGAAAGCCAGCGCGCCGCGCGAGACTATCTCGACGGATTGTCCGAGCCCGGCGTGGCGAGCGTGCTCAACGACGGCCGCGAGGTGATCGGACGCGAGGCGCAGGGGCGCTTCATTCCGCTGTTCATGACCATCGGCAGGCTGCCCAACGACAGCGGCTTCTGCGCAGTGGTGCGCGACATCACCCAGTGGAAGCGGGCCGAAGAGGATCTGACCCAGGCGCGCGCCGTCGCCGAGCGCGCTTCCTCGCAGAAGACCGACTTCCTCGCCCGCATCAGCCACGAAATCCGCACGCCGCTCAACGCCATCATCGGCTTCTCCGAGTTGATGGTCGACGAGAAATTCGGACCGGTCGCCAATGACCGCTACCGCGACTATCTGCGCGACATCAACCGGTCGGGCAACCATGTGCTCGACCTGGTCAACGATCTGCTCGATATTTCGAAAATCGAGGCCGGCCAGCAGGAGATGGCCTATGAGGCAGTGTCGCTCAACGACACGCTGGCCGAGACGGTGGCGATGATGCAGCCGCAGGCCAACCGCGAACGTGTCATCATCCGCTCCAGCTTCGCCTCGAGGCTGCCGGAAGTGGTGGCCGATCTGCGCAGCGTGCGCCAGATCGCGCTGAACATTCTGTCGAATGCCATCCGCTACACGCAGGCCGGCGGTCAGGTGATCGTATCGACAGCCTACGAGATCTCCGGCGACGTCGTGATGCGCGTGCGCGACACCGGCATCGGCATGAGCCAGCCCGAGATCGAGCAGGCGCTCAAGCCGTTCAAGCAACTCAACGCGCTGAAGCGCGGGCGCGGCGACGGCACCGGTCTCGGGCTGCCGCTGACCAAGGCCATGGTCGAGGCGAACCGGGCCCGGTTCACCATCAACTCGACGCCCGGCGAGGGCACTCTGGTCGAAGTCGCCTTCCCGTCGACCCGCGTGCTGGCGGATTAGGGCGGCGGACCCTCAGTCGTCCGTGTCGCCGCTATCTTTGTTTGAGCATCGGATTTTCCCAAAACCGGTGCCCACTTTTGGGTCCGATGCTCTGTCTTTGTTTGAGCATCGGATTTTCCCAAAACCGGTGCCTACTTTTGGGTCCGATGCTCCAAAAAGAAAGGCGTCCAACGGGACGCCTTGAGATTGATTGCTGTACATCGGGGGCTTGAGCGAATTCAGATCCTCTAGGGATTTAGAGGAACGGGATTTCTCCCTCAAGTTACGCACGACTATCGATGTCGGCCCTTAACAAAACCTTACCGGCACCGCAAAAAATTTACCAATGTGTACCACTCATGAAATCTAGGTAAATTCAAGCGAGATATTTCGTTAACCATGCCGGTTGCCATTTGGCGCGTGATGATTCGCAGTTCTTGGAGATTAGCTGAAGCGCCCGTCCCTTCGTCATTCTGGGGCGGAGCAAGGAGCGGAGCGACGCGGCGCAGACCCCAGAATGTTGAGGAGCCTTGGCCAATCTCTAAGCATTTGCGACGGTTCACTCGACGAACCATGAAATCATGGCCACCAAACAGGCCTCCAACCTACTAATATCACTCGCAGGGAAGACCTAATCCGCCAGCTGCGGCAGGTCGCGGAACAGCTCGAGCGCTTCGGGATTGGCCAGCGCCTCCTTGTTCTTGACGGCACGGCCATGCACCACGTCGCGCACCGCAAGCTCGGTGATCTTGCCCGATTTGGTGCGTGGAATGTCGGCGACGGCGACGATTTTAGCCGGCACATGGCGTGGGCTCGCGCCGCTGCGGATTTTCGCGCGGATGCGTTTTTCCAGCTCGGCGTCGAGTTCAACGCCGGCCGCCAGCCGCACGAACAGCACGACCCGCACATCATTGTCGAAATCCTGGCCGATGCACAGCGCTTCCAGGATTTCCGGCATCTGCTCGACCTGATTGTAGATCTCCGCCGTGCCGATCCGCACACCGCCCGGATTGAGCGTTGCGTCGGAACGGCCATGGATGATCAGGCCGCCATGGGCGGTCCATTCGGCGAAGTCGCCGTGGCACCAGACATTGTCGAAGCGCTCGAAATAGGCGACGTGGTATTTCTTGCCTTCGGGATCGTTCCAGAAGCCGATCGGCATCGCCGGGAACGCCTTGGTGCAGACGAGCTCACCTTTGCCCTGCCTGAGCGGCTGGCCGTCATCGTCCCAGACATCGACGGCGAGGCCGAGGCCAGGTCCCTGGATCTCTCCGATCCATACCGGTTCGATCAGCACGCCGAGCACGAAGCAGGAGACGATGTCGGTGCCGCCGGAGATCGAGGCGAGATGAACGTCTTTCTTGATGCCGTCATAGACGAAGCGGAAATCTTCCGGCGACAGTGGCGAGCCGGTGGAGGAGATCGTGCGCACGCTGGAAAGATCGTGCGTGTTGATCGGCCTGAGGCCGGCCTTGCGCACGGAATCGATGAATTTGGCCGAGGTGCCGAAATAGGTCATCTTCTCTGCGTCGGCGAAGTCGAACAGCACGTTGCCATCGGGGTAGAAGGGCGACCCGTCATAAAGCAGAAGGGTTGCGCCCGACGCCAGGCCGGAGACCAGCCAGTTCCACATCATCCAGCCGCAGGTGGTGAAATAAAAGAAGCGGTCGCCGTCGAGCAGGCCGGCGTGGAGCCGTTCTTCCTTGACATGCTGGATCAGCGTTCCGCCGGCCGAATGGACGATGCATTTGGGAATGCCGGTCGTTCCGGAAGAAAACAGGATGTAGAGCGGATGCGCGAACGGCAACCGTTCGAAGGTGACCGACCTGGCAGCAAAGGATGACAACGCCTCGTCCAGCGCAGTCGCCTTCTCGATGGTCACCGCCACATCGGTCGACGTGCCGAGATAGTCGACGATCAGGATCTTGCGGACGGTGACGAGCTTTGCCGCAACGGCCGCGATCTTGTCGGCAACCTCAATCGCCTTGCCATTGTACCAGTAACCGTCGGGTGCGATGAAGACGACAGGCTCGATCTGCCCGAATCGGTCCAGAACGCCCTGCTCGCCGAAATCGGGAGAGCAGGACGACCACACAGCGCCGATCGAGGCTGTCGCCAGCATTGCCGCGACCGTCTCCGGCATATTGGGCATCATGGCGGCGATGCGGTCGCCCTTTTTCACGCCGAGCGACAGGAAAAGCTGCTGCAGCCGCGAGGTCAGCGCATGCAACTCGTTCCAGGAGAGCCGGCGCTCGACCTTGTCCTCGCCGCGAAAGACGATGGCGTCACCGAGCCCGGTTTTTTTCAACAGGTTCTCGGCGAAGTTAAGCTTGGCGTCGGGAAAGAAGGCGGCGCCGGGCATCTTCTCGCCATCGACGAGCACGCGCTCGCCGCCACTGATCCCCCCACTGGCGCCCCCACTCGCGCCCTTGTCGCCGACGATGCCGCAAAACTCCCAGACCAGGCTCCAGAACGCCTCGCGATCGTCGATCGACCAACGATGAAGATCGGCGTAGGAGGAAAAAACCTTGCCGGTTGCGGCCGCCGCGGCCTGCATGAAGGCGGTCATCGGCGCCGCGTCGATCTGGTCTTTGGTCGGTGTCCAGAGCGGTGCGTCGCCAGCCATGATCGTTCCTCCTTAAAGCACGTTACGTCTAAAGAGATTCACGCGACGCGCTTTAGACTTTTGTTATTATCATGTCGTTATCCGAAAACGTTGCGCATTTTGGCGACATGCATTGGCATCGCTTATGCATATCGCCGCGCAGCAGAGCAAGATTTTGTTCGGCCGGGCGACGCGGGTGTGCGCACATGCCATCGCCGGGCTATAAAGACTTGAAATGCGTCAGCCCTAAGTCGTAGTAACGACTGGGGGTTACACCCGTCGGGCGATTTGTCGGAACGGAAGCATACGGGGCGACATGCCATCACCTTTGATCCGGCGCGGAATATGGGCGATCGGCGTTGCCGTGCTCGTCATCGCGCTGGCCGTTGCCGCCCTGCCGCTCGTCGCCTCGACGCGTATCGTGCGCGACCGCATAGCCTGGGAAATGAGTGCGTGGAGCGGTTTCAGGGTCACCATCGATGGCGCGCCACGGATCGAGGTCTGGCCGAATTTCCGTGCCATCCTGAGCGACGTGACGCTTTCGCAATGGACAGAAACCGACGCGCCGCCGGTGATCGAGGCTGAACGGGTCGAGGTCAATCTCTCCGCCATGGCGGCGTTGCGTGGCAATGTGGTGTTCTCGACGGCGCGGCTGATCCGGCCGACGATCAGGGTCCAACGCGCAGCACATGGATTTTTCCTGCCCGCCCTGCCTTCGGGCGGGCGCATCACCCGGTCCATCGACATCGCTCGCGCCGTGGTCTCCGCCAATCCAGCCAAGCCGGATCTGGGCAACCTGCCGGCTGATCCGTTCGGCACCGTGGAGTTCAGGAACGGCCGCGTGGTGACCTCCGTCGATGGCAAGGACGCTGAGATACTGAGCAGCCTGAGCGGCCAGGCGAACTGGGCCGCAATGAACAGCAATGCGACGCTGTC is part of the Mesorhizobium sp. L-2-11 genome and harbors:
- a CDS encoding putative bifunctional diguanylate cyclase/phosphodiesterase, whose amino-acid sequence is MALKKEHALEARILGDQLADLRAGLFVSMPISAILSGLILTVQALSGGGFAAAIWFLVVNAINAARLRLARYQLKETGHQDDLTGISQRLRRFGILALLAGFAWSFLAVLTAGYTTTQAPLHLIILAGISAGAVTYGSSYAAAAINFITPPLLITAACLLATGNFEAYVLAFAVLLFLGGLVRAVFVGQARFREASRLTHEAERLAAEMERNSREDHLTALLNRRGLEHAISQLDNKDGPFVAMLIDLDGFKSVNDTYGHRTGDELLVRIARRIEQEAPAGSTLARIGGDEFVLFFPSLRSPLSPSSLASNIIAKIASPYPEVASVRIGASIGIYLAERPKLTEMLLRADVALYTAKRRGRNEFRLFDAELDRELQRRQSIERDLHAAIEARRLAPWFQPIVRLDTEAVIGFEALLRWSHPIHGSISPPEIMAAARETGMLQLLTQTVFSDCCALIEGLVKADCRDVRVAMNVSARELEAGDIDDMVLNGLAAKDLPATMFEIEITEESPVDPDRVDEKLGRLSHAGISIALDDFGTGFSTLASLKDSRIRKVKIDQGFVRGLAKSREDRLLVKTVIDLGRALGVDVMAEGVETEADRQILYKLGCRTAQGFLFSEAVPHSQALEVALKEHAAEL
- a CDS encoding phasin; translated protein: MSRTKTADTIEFPSFDASKATDQIRAFAEKGVEQSKEAYAKLKTGAEETQKALESTFETAKTVSNDLSLKTIAALRANTEAGLSHFEALIGAKSLSEVVELQTAFLRKQVEMTVEQAKDFQTVASKAAEDVSKPIKTAFEKAMKEVKAA
- a CDS encoding PAS domain S-box protein; translation: MPSENYSFLDVAVLDAVRQRFAAGDAIALLSADLEQVIWANGPGAAVFGYPDIEAIIGASAGLPLIARRQIMATSGFPQIGRDRAITVRLATGLTSRAVGFLASAVTMPDGENAIMLAVPATQTGSRSAAEIAARAISGFTEDGHFIAFVDANGNIEAASDGFSALGILPETLAALVADVANESGRIVKRLVPGGTASYPAGLARLTDERHLLVVIDENQLDSEAAPADEPSAGAAADAAVPPKAERDNPPATVAKTDAAAQTVAAADEDTSVSAEHDVPDSTGLDSTGPDSTGLDSTGSGSTAPDSTEQGPEAAGGIQHDHWYFSASEDEAQMPGPDASDPVEADASAESSAQDAVRAASPVERAIPSIDRAAAPLRFVWRTDAEGRFSALSPEFAELVGKPAADVIGRRFRDVAATFDLDATGEIAGLLDRRDTWSGRSVLWPVAGTDFKIPVDLAALPVYGRSRAFEGFRGFGVARTGDAVVDPEAIGMALVANADVPVAVEPEVAKTPGETDPFQGEVPALTIVPKPERRFADKVIRLAEHRQPANDKGLSTLERSAFREIGERLKKDNPPTEQPDAAIAAEPAAAESTENDVQDETDVQDEKDVARLDGEQSQATVSDISGSLLDYADRDYVADDSDGAPVSEPDKPAQEIGEPIGAASRSVAEDADSMTAADFRDAEDSEDWARTDVDETGSPTDDIADTGDVEPATVERPRLPVPPLKLEGFVPSAFSTADDNKAPDISILGKLPVPLLIHSGDDLHYANEEFLSLTGYDTLDKLEDAGGLDALFADPYDGSATDGTDHALRLKTRDGQEFPIEAILRSVPWRGGKALMLVVRRSGDDEAAGAADDQTQPDASELKARIAEMRTIIDTATDGVVLIGRDGTIRSISRPAEALFGFDSDEVTGKPFVSLFAIESQRAARDYLDGLSEPGVASVLNDGREVIGREAQGRFIPLFMTIGRLPNDSGFCAVVRDITQWKRAEEDLTQARAVAERASSQKTDFLARISHEIRTPLNAIIGFSELMVDEKFGPVANDRYRDYLRDINRSGNHVLDLVNDLLDISKIEAGQQEMAYEAVSLNDTLAETVAMMQPQANRERVIIRSSFASRLPEVVADLRSVRQIALNILSNAIRYTQAGGQVIVSTAYEISGDVVMRVRDTGIGMSQPEIEQALKPFKQLNALKRGRGDGTGLGLPLTKAMVEANRARFTINSTPGEGTLVEVAFPSTRVLAD
- a CDS encoding NAD(P)-dependent oxidoreductase, translating into MANISILGLGAMGQALTARFLQQGHTVTVWNRTPGKAASLVAKGAREVKSAADAIAASDVTVMCVLDYAASDSVIDDATSALPGRALVNLTNGTPAQARAAAERVAGLGAAYLDGGIMATPPMIGGEHALILYSGSKATFDAHARTLETLGAANYLGADPGLASLHDLALLSGMYGLFAGFFHASALVDSESIPAGAFLKLLGPWMTAMMGELPGYAEKIDSGRHGVNVVSNLGMQAASMDNILTASREQRVATDLLHPLLKLFRKRADAGFADEDISGIFELIRRKSSAGG
- a CDS encoding LysR substrate-binding domain-containing protein, which codes for MLNLNDLLVFVQVVNHGGFAAAGRALGIPKSTLSKRLSELEKAIGVRLVQRTSRSFAVTEIGRDFHRHAAAMLIEAEAAEQVIKGRLAEPSGTVRITASLPLAQFRLAALLPRLAASYPKVRIMLDVSDRFVDIVQEGFDIAIRNHFAPLPDTDLVQRRIGHDPAWLVASADYIREKGMPSRPEEANGLDGLMASSSDRVWTLHNREGAVAEVAPSPRYVANETVSLREAARAGLGVACLASGFCASLIESGALVRILPGWTARGVATTLLMPHRRGQLPSVRVIADHLIAELSQRPQSTGSARHAGGAY